The following DNA comes from bacterium.
CACGGTGTCCTCAGCTAACGGAGCAGCAGCATTCTCACCACCCAGTGGAGTTGGGGCTGGCAGGTAATCATCGACCCCGGCGGTTTCCCACGGCGGGCGCCCGATACCAGTTGGAGCGGGGCTGATTTGGTCGAGCGCCCATAATCGGGTCAATGCGACCAGGCGCCGAAGTGCAGTGGAGCGCACTTCGGCCTTGGCGGTCAACAGATGCCGGCCGTAATCCTCAAGCATGTTGGTGTCGCAGTCGGCCAGGGCGTGAACACCACGATTGTCGAGCCATTGGGCCAGCTCGAGCCAATGACGCACGGTCGTTATGAGCGTCGGGACCGACGGGCGCGTCCGCATCCTGGTTCCGCGGTTGCGGACAAAGGTGGGCCGCAACTGCCCATTGATGAGGTTCCACACGGCAAGGCGTAGCTCGTTCTCGAACACGGCCGGGCAGTTTCGCCAGTGGATCTTGGGCCGGACCGCGGAGGGGTTTTCCGTCAGAGCAGCCAGCGACCACACAGGGTCGCTGTAGCACGGATTCAGATGAGCGTGAATCGGTTTCACGAGATCCGGCGCCACCACCGGGCTGCGCGGACCAGGCATCGGCAACAGGTATGGGTCGTCGTCGGCAGCCAGGGTCATGTGTCGAGAACTCCCTGCAGCAGCTGATCGACCAGGCCGCGGTCAGCATCGCTTAGTTGTGAAAGCGCTTGTGCCCAGAGCGGTTCGCCCAGACGTACCTTGAGTTCTTCAAGGCGCCCATGATGCTGGGCCCAGTCGCGGTGCCACGTATTTGGGGGCAGCACCGAGCGCAGATTCGTTAAAGCCTGATGCAAGTGCGCCAGCCGAGCGTGGTGTCCTGGGTGGACGTGTGCGTTTGGGCACGCCAGACACATGAGAAACGAGGCTGTGCAGCCCTCGTCGGGCCCCTTGGCAAACGGGCTTGACGTGGGGTCGGCACAGTCGGCTGTCGCCGTTTCGACATCGCCCACCGCCGGCCGGTCGCGCAGTTGCGCAACAAGAACCGTCTTTTGGGCACGACCCCAAGCGTCCTCGGCACCCGCAGCTATCACCTCGACGGCCTCTGCCTGAACACGCTTGTCCACTAAGGCATAACTGCGATCGAAGGTTTGCTCGGAGTGTTGAGTGGGCTCGCGGCGACCGAGGGCGACAACGGTTCGACGACCCCGACGAAACGGCGAGCCACTCAATCCTTGGGCTTGTGCCCATACGGCTGCATCGAAAGACGACACCCCAAAGCGGAAGTTCCCCACCGGAGGGTGACGGTCTCCGCGCACCCACACATGACCACGATTGCCGGTGCGCCAAACAATCAGCCGGTCAGTTCCAGGGGCTGCCTGCTCGACCAACACGCGAGCAAACCGAGTCGCCTGCAGGGCCTGCGTGATCAACCGCCCCGCCGAGGCGGCACCGTCATCGGTGAAATTTCTGGACTCGTGATAACGCCCCGCGCCGCGTCGGGGCTTTTCCAGCGCAACCCGATACGTCGGGCGACCATCGTGGCCGGCATCCGGTGATGCTTTAGGCACCTCAAGTCCGTCGATGACCGACAGGTTCCACCCGTATTCGGCCATCATCAGCACCCCCAACGCTGCCGCCTCCATCCTGGACAAAAACAAGCGCTGCCATGTGACCTCTGCCCTGGTACCACCTAGCGGCCCGTGATATCGCTTCTTGAGCAGATGCGCCCCCGCTTTGGTTTTGGCGTTCTTCATCGTGTACTCGGGCATCGATCCCGTATCGGCCAGAACGCTTAGCGCGTGGCCGATCAGCCAATCCGGGCTGCCTTCGACGAATGCTCCTTGCTGCCAACCGTGCAAGTGCTCAGCATTGTGTTCGATCCGCGCCAGCGCGGAGCGAAAAGTCCGCCGGGCTGCAACCTTGATCACCTGAAACTCGTCGCGGCTGTAAGACTGAGTGGCGCTTTGCGCTCGTCTGATGCGGCGCACAAGTTCGTCGGCCACTGGACCGCACTGTAGCCGCGGGTCCTCGTGCAACAGCAGCGCGACTTCAGTGAAGGGGCGTTTGTCGTTGAGCGTTGCCATGCTGTTGCGCCAACGCCTGACTAGGGCGGCGCTGAGGTCATCGAGATCGCGAATGCTTTCTGGTTGCTCGGCCAGGAACTGGGCGAACCGCACGATTTGCCGCCACATACTGCGCGATGTCCGATGGGTAGTCCAGGTTCCCGGCACGCAGCGGCGGGCGAACAATGCAGCTAGTGACCGCTGCAAAGGTTCATCGACCGGCAGCGTGGTGAAGTCGTAGTCCCTTACCCGGCCCTGCCCGTTGTAGTGGTGAACAACCAGACCGTCGGTTGCTAGTGGCTGTGGTCGACTGTGATCGAGCGGAGGAAGAACTGCCGGGCGACCACGCGCATTCACGCGCTGCTCCCCGGCCCGCCGAAGTCGTCGATGTCTTGTATGCCCACCGATTCGGCTGCGATACGCGCGAATACGGCGTCCAGTTCGGGCACGGGCGCTGGCACCGGGTCGACAGCGTCGGCCAGCATGGAGCGCAGTTGCAGATCAGCTACCGGTGCGAGGTAACGCTCAACGGTGGTTTCCCTACAGGCATGACCGAGCAAGTTTTGCACCATGAACCATGGATCACCATAGAGATGGCGGAAGTCCCGACGATCCTCAGGCGTGAGCCCGTATCGTTGATCCATCAACGAGTTGAGCACCACGAGCATGTAGAGAGCGAAGCTGTGTCGCGCGGAATGTGGTGTGGCATAAGGGGCATAGACCTTGTGCGGATCAAATCCGAGCCGTTGCCGCGGAGTGAGCACCGCCTCGCACCGACGATTAGCCATGGTGAAAACGCCGTCCCAAGAATGCACCTGAAACGGCAGTCCCAGTTCATTCAGCCACAACCACAGCGGCTCAAGCCCATGTTCACCTTCGATGAACAAGGTCATGCGCTCACTGACAGTCAGGCTGTTGAATTCACGCCGCACGATGGTGCCATCTGGACACTGCCACACCACCATCGGGCTAAGACCGCGGGTGATCTCGGTGACCACACGACGCTCCGCCAAGCGTTCGTAGCGCCTGGACTGCTGCGCTCGGCGGACGGCCAGTGCGCGTGACGAATCGCAATACGTCTCCACCTCAGCGACGGCGTCAGCAGCCACGTAGAAAGTTCTCGGTTTCTTCGCCCTGGTGACCTCGGCAGCGATTCGCCCTCGGCAGTACCTGCCCGTATCCCCTTCACGAGTCGGAACTTCAACAGTCAAAAGGGATCCGCCCTCGGCCCGCCGCAGACCTGATGTCACCAACAGCTGGACAAAGGCGACGTTGCGGTCCTCCAAACGCCCACCCCAGCCATGGTCGGGCACACCGTCGCACGTGTAGCCGCGTAGCCCGACATCGATCCATCGCCGCCAGCTGCGAGGGGTAAGCCAGTGCACATTACTGCGGCGCGCATCCTTCGCCCGTGCCGCAGGCACCGTGGCCACAGCACC
Coding sequences within:
- a CDS encoding integrase; the encoded protein is MTLTGWRVFWISNASIAQGVRPRLLRGWADLATRERSVGVRAGDPIFLSPDHRVDARLSAYVQSRVFRGYTAETRRNHVTDLRLFLTFLWGRSAGWRQATREDVEDYEHWRRFAESNPCRIGGAKWDRELSALASFYAWATECGHVSCSPVAMRRVIARDGAVATVPAARAKDARRSNVHWLTPRSWRRWIDVGLRGYTCDGVPDHGWGGRLEDRNVAFVQLLVTSGLRRAEGGSLLTVEVPTREGDTGRYCRGRIAAEVTRAKKPRTFYVAADAVAEVETYCDSSRALAVRRAQQSRRYERLAERRVVTEITRGLSPMVVWQCPDGTIVRREFNSLTVSERMTLFIEGEHGLEPLWLWLNELGLPFQVHSWDGVFTMANRRCEAVLTPRQRLGFDPHKVYAPYATPHSARHSFALYMLVVLNSLMDQRYGLTPEDRRDFRHLYGDPWFMVQNLLGHACRETTVERYLAPVADLQLRSMLADAVDPVPAPVPELDAVFARIAAESVGIQDIDDFGGPGSSA